The following proteins come from a genomic window of Myroides odoratus DSM 2801:
- a CDS encoding alpha/beta fold hydrolase, protein MQDNSKKAKHSLEVPKSIIWTGKFLQFFSLPLAAKFAQNLFITPIKFKTPKREKEMLTKSKRSKLYVNAIKKDIVMYEYGINKKANKKALLIHGWNGRGTQLVTIANILIRQGYDIVSFDAPGHGFSPKTKTNLTEFIAAAFEIEKQFGPFDLVVGHSLGGMTTMNALRDGLKAKKAVIIGSGDVVQDVIEDFIKQLQLKPQIADIIKMRFEKQFNRTMDSYCVHTAAEQIDIPLLIIHDEDDIDVPIKAAYQIKKHAVNSQLMVTSGLGHRKVLGDKKVIERIRDFTQE, encoded by the coding sequence ATGCAAGACAATTCTAAAAAAGCAAAACATTCCTTAGAAGTTCCTAAGTCCATTATTTGGACAGGAAAATTCTTACAGTTTTTTTCGCTTCCCTTAGCGGCTAAATTTGCACAGAATCTCTTTATCACTCCTATAAAATTCAAAACACCTAAACGAGAGAAAGAGATGCTTACCAAAAGTAAGCGCAGTAAATTATACGTCAATGCCATCAAAAAGGACATTGTGATGTATGAGTATGGCATCAATAAAAAAGCAAACAAAAAGGCTTTGTTGATTCACGGCTGGAATGGTCGTGGTACTCAATTGGTTACAATTGCCAATATTTTAATTCGACAAGGATATGATATTGTAAGTTTTGACGCACCAGGTCATGGCTTTTCTCCTAAAACAAAAACGAATCTAACAGAATTCATTGCTGCTGCTTTTGAGATTGAAAAACAATTCGGCCCTTTTGATTTAGTTGTTGGACATTCTTTAGGTGGAATGACGACCATGAATGCTTTACGCGATGGGCTCAAAGCAAAGAAAGCTGTTATCATTGGCAGTGGTGATGTTGTACAAGATGTTATTGAGGATTTTATCAAACAACTTCAGCTGAAACCACAAATTGCAGACATCATCAAAATGCGTTTTGAAAAACAATTCAACCGCACCATGGACAGCTATTGTGTACATACTGCTGCGGAACAAATTGACATCCCTTTGTTGATTATACACGACGAAGATGATATCGATGTTCCAATTAAAGCGGCTTATCAAATCAAGAAACACGCGGTAAACAGTCAATTAATGGTTACCTCTGGATTAGGGCATCGCAAGGTATTAGGAGATAAAAAAGTCATCGAACGCATTCGAGATTTCACCCAAGAATAG
- a CDS encoding four helix bundle protein — protein sequence MHVFYFEKLLVWQNARSATKDIYLITRKFPNDEKFGLVSQLRRAITSVTANVAEGMSRSTNKDRLHMLNISYSSAIEVINFLILSLDLSFITEEEYHVLRQKVELITNQLQSLGKKLKE from the coding sequence ATGCATGTTTTTTATTTTGAAAAGCTTTTGGTGTGGCAAAATGCAAGGAGCGCAACGAAAGATATTTATCTTATTACAAGGAAATTTCCTAATGATGAAAAATTTGGCTTAGTTTCTCAACTGCGACGTGCTATAACAAGTGTGACTGCAAATGTTGCTGAAGGAATGTCTCGATCAACAAATAAGGATAGATTACATATGCTGAATATATCTTATTCTTCAGCTATTGAAGTAATCAATTTTTTAATTTTAAGTTTGGATTTAAGTTTTATAACGGAAGAAGAATATCATGTACTTAGGCAAAAAGTTGAATTGATTACAAATCAATTGCAAAGCCTAGGTAAGAAGCTGAAAGAGTGA
- a CDS encoding M48 family metalloprotease, giving the protein MKKLVLTLGVLLLLSGCKTNPFSGKSTMAFVSDASLFPSSFQQYGEFLKEHKVIKGTKDAKRIEDIGNKIRIAAEKWLTANGYPTYLQDYRWEYNLVDDKEVNAWCMPGGKIVFFTGILPICQTDAGIATVMGHEVSHALANHGQQRMSAAMLQQAAALGLDAATANSKEGTKQALGMAFGLGSQYGVMLPFSRSNETEADKIGLTLMAIAGYNPDEAVSFWSRMAANSGGGGGSSFTSTHPSNQERIDNLKKLIPEAKAEAAKFGVTF; this is encoded by the coding sequence ATGAAAAAACTAGTTTTAACTTTAGGCGTTCTTCTTTTACTAAGTGGTTGTAAGACAAATCCATTTAGTGGAAAAAGTACCATGGCTTTTGTATCCGATGCTTCTTTATTTCCATCGTCTTTTCAACAGTATGGAGAGTTCTTGAAAGAGCACAAAGTAATTAAGGGAACAAAAGATGCAAAGCGTATTGAAGATATTGGGAATAAAATTCGAATAGCAGCTGAAAAATGGTTGACAGCGAATGGATATCCTACCTATTTACAAGATTACCGTTGGGAGTACAATTTAGTAGATGATAAAGAGGTAAATGCTTGGTGTATGCCAGGAGGGAAGATTGTGTTCTTCACGGGGATTTTGCCGATTTGTCAAACAGATGCTGGAATTGCAACCGTTATGGGGCATGAGGTATCGCATGCTTTGGCGAACCACGGACAACAGCGAATGAGTGCAGCAATGTTACAACAAGCTGCTGCTTTAGGATTAGATGCTGCTACAGCAAATAGTAAAGAAGGAACAAAACAAGCATTGGGTATGGCATTTGGTTTGGGGAGCCAATATGGTGTTATGTTACCTTTTAGTAGAAGTAACGAAACGGAAGCTGATAAAATAGGATTGACGTTAATGGCAATTGCTGGTTATAATCCAGACGAAGCGGTTTCTTTTTGGAGCCGTATGGCTGCAAATAGCGGTGGAGGCGGAGGATCTTCTTTTACGAGCACGCACCCTTCCAATCAAGAACGTATTGATAATCTGAAGAAATTAATTCCGGAAGCTAAAGCAGAAGCTGCAAAATTTGGTGTTACATTTTAA
- a CDS encoding MFS transporter, producing the protein MKNFQKGDPKLLNAWAFYDWANSVYALVISSSIFPLYYGMLFRARAINSYSFFGIEMNSESIISYITALGFLLIAIISPLLSGIADYLGTKKFFMKLFCAIGATSCMLLYFFSLDYFGWSLLIYMMGLIGFWGSLVFYNSYLPDIAFEEQQDRISAKGYALGYIGSVLLLVINLGLVMNAEKLGFEDATQAMRMSFILVGVWWIAFSQITFRKLPDFKNDKKLTREIFFKGFRELKKVWGLLQEHTILKRYLVAFFVYSMAVQTVMIIAAFFGEKEIAWADDQQRSMGLIVSIMLIQIIAILGAFATSSLSKRIGNIRTLCVLNVLWVFICIYAYTIITPNEFYVAAAFVGLVMGGIQSLSRSTYAKLLSETTDTTSFFSFYDVTEKIGIVVGMSIYGLISDLTGKMQNAILFLILFFIVGFFLLLRVKDKKN; encoded by the coding sequence ATGAAAAACTTCCAAAAGGGAGATCCTAAACTATTAAATGCATGGGCCTTTTATGATTGGGCCAATTCGGTTTATGCGTTAGTCATCTCTTCTTCCATTTTTCCCTTATATTATGGGATGCTATTCCGTGCGAGAGCTATTAATAGCTATTCGTTTTTTGGCATAGAGATGAACAGTGAGAGCATCATTAGTTACATCACCGCTTTGGGCTTTCTATTGATTGCTATTATATCTCCTTTGCTTTCGGGAATTGCCGATTACCTCGGTACAAAGAAGTTTTTTATGAAACTCTTTTGTGCTATTGGTGCTACTTCCTGTATGCTTCTCTATTTCTTTAGCTTGGACTATTTTGGTTGGAGTTTGCTGATTTATATGATGGGATTGATTGGCTTCTGGGGAAGTTTAGTTTTCTATAATTCCTATTTACCTGATATTGCTTTTGAAGAACAACAAGATCGAATCAGTGCCAAAGGATATGCGCTTGGTTATATCGGAAGTGTACTTTTATTGGTTATCAACCTTGGTTTGGTGATGAATGCTGAAAAGTTGGGATTTGAAGATGCGACTCAAGCCATGCGAATGTCCTTTATTTTAGTTGGGGTTTGGTGGATTGCTTTTAGCCAGATTACCTTTAGAAAATTACCTGATTTTAAAAACGATAAGAAACTAACTCGAGAGATTTTCTTTAAAGGATTTAGAGAATTAAAGAAAGTATGGGGACTTTTGCAGGAACACACGATACTAAAACGCTATTTAGTTGCGTTCTTTGTATATAGTATGGCGGTACAGACCGTGATGATTATTGCTGCTTTCTTTGGAGAAAAGGAAATTGCATGGGCCGATGATCAACAGCGAAGCATGGGATTAATCGTCAGTATCATGCTGATTCAGATTATTGCTATCCTTGGAGCTTTTGCTACCTCTAGTTTGTCTAAGCGCATTGGCAATATTCGAACATTGTGTGTCTTGAATGTACTTTGGGTTTTTATTTGTATCTATGCTTATACTATTATTACGCCCAATGAGTTTTATGTGGCTGCGGCTTTTGTAGGTTTAGTGATGGGTGGAATACAATCGCTTTCACGCTCTACCTATGCTAAGCTTTTATCCGAAACAACGGATACAACTTCCTTTTTTAGTTTTTATGATGTGACAGAAAAAATTGGAATTGTGGTTGGGATGTCTATTTATGGGTTAATCAGTGATTTGACAGGGAAAATGCAAAATGCAATTTTGTTTTTAATTCTGTTTTTTATCGTTGGTTTTTTCCTATTATTGCGTGTAAAAGACAAGAAGAATTAA
- the lon gene encoding endopeptidase La, translated as MANQKIITLDNLMLDDFLDGDSEFIPLLSQEDEEEMNNEELPVELPILPLRNMVLFPGVVIPITAGRDKSIKLIEAANKKGKSIGVVAQVNEDIEDPGLQDIHQQGTVARIIKVLKLPDGNVTVILQGKKRFEIVELVSENPYLTATVKECDEIRPEGDDQEFSAVVDSIKELAVEIIKENPNIPSEASFAVKNIESNSFLINFVSSNLNLTVEDKQRLLRINDLKERAYETLRLMNVELQKLQLKNTIQTKVRIDLDQQQKEYFLHQQMKTIQEELGGFSNEEEFEEMRKKGKEKKWNKEVRERFDKELMKWQRMNPQVAEFGIQRNYLELLLELPWSKYSEDKFDLKRSQKILDKDHYGIEDVKKRVLEHMAVLKLRNDLKAPILCLYGPPGVGKTSIGKSIAKALGREYVRISLGGLRDEAEIRGHRKTYIGAMPGRIIQSLKKAGTSNPVFLLDEIDKLSVSNNGDPSSALLEVLDPEQNSDFYDNFLEMGYDLSKVMFIATSNSLSTIQPALRDRMEIIEMTGYTIEEKVEIGKQHLLPKQLEEHGLTAKDLTIGKKQMEFIVTHYTRESGVRGLNKQLAHVARGIAKRIVLEEEYNPKVTEDDIRKILGTPRFEADKYENNDVAGVVTGLAWTSVGGDILYIESIISKGKGGLSITGNLGTVMKESATIALEYIKAHADELGIDSDVFEQYKIHIHVPEGATPKDGPSAGITMLTSMVSSFTQRKVKKNLAMTGEITLRGKVLPVGGIKEKILAAKRANIKEIILCKENRKDIEEIKEDYVKGLTFHYVDRMEEVLEIALLEEKVKKAKDFSIEKAK; from the coding sequence ATGGCAAACCAAAAAATAATAACATTAGATAATTTGATGCTTGATGATTTCTTAGACGGTGATTCTGAGTTCATTCCTCTGTTAAGTCAGGAAGATGAAGAAGAAATGAATAATGAGGAACTACCGGTTGAATTGCCAATTTTGCCTTTGCGTAATATGGTTTTATTTCCTGGAGTGGTGATTCCAATTACCGCAGGAAGAGATAAATCAATTAAATTAATTGAAGCAGCAAATAAAAAGGGAAAAAGTATTGGGGTGGTTGCTCAAGTAAACGAGGATATTGAAGATCCAGGTTTACAAGATATTCACCAACAAGGAACCGTAGCGCGAATTATTAAGGTTTTAAAATTACCTGATGGAAACGTAACCGTAATCTTACAGGGAAAAAAGCGATTTGAAATTGTTGAATTAGTTTCAGAAAACCCATACTTAACTGCAACAGTAAAAGAATGCGATGAAATACGCCCAGAAGGAGATGATCAAGAGTTTTCAGCAGTTGTGGATTCCATTAAAGAATTAGCGGTTGAGATTATCAAAGAAAATCCAAATATTCCTTCAGAGGCTTCTTTTGCAGTAAAAAACATCGAGAGCAATTCGTTCTTAATCAATTTTGTTTCTTCTAACCTCAACTTGACGGTAGAAGATAAACAACGCTTGTTGCGTATCAACGATTTAAAAGAACGCGCGTATGAAACGTTGCGTTTGATGAATGTTGAATTGCAAAAGTTACAGCTGAAAAATACGATTCAAACGAAAGTGCGCATCGATTTAGATCAGCAGCAAAAGGAGTATTTCTTACACCAACAAATGAAGACCATCCAAGAAGAATTAGGAGGCTTTTCAAATGAGGAGGAATTTGAAGAAATGCGCAAAAAAGGCAAAGAGAAAAAGTGGAATAAAGAAGTACGTGAGCGTTTCGACAAAGAATTGATGAAATGGCAACGCATGAATCCGCAAGTAGCTGAATTTGGTATTCAACGTAACTATTTAGAGCTTTTATTAGAATTACCTTGGAGTAAATACTCGGAAGATAAATTTGATTTAAAACGCTCGCAAAAGATTTTAGATAAAGATCATTACGGAATCGAAGATGTAAAGAAAAGAGTTTTAGAGCATATGGCAGTTTTAAAATTGCGCAATGATTTAAAAGCTCCAATTCTATGTCTATATGGACCTCCAGGTGTTGGAAAAACATCGATTGGAAAGTCAATCGCCAAAGCACTAGGTCGTGAATACGTGCGTATTTCACTAGGTGGTTTACGCGATGAGGCTGAAATTAGAGGACACAGAAAAACGTATATCGGTGCGATGCCAGGGCGAATTATTCAAAGTTTGAAAAAAGCCGGAACATCAAACCCTGTTTTCTTATTAGATGAAATTGACAAATTATCCGTAAGTAATAATGGAGACCCTTCTTCAGCTTTGTTGGAAGTATTGGATCCAGAACAAAACAGCGATTTCTATGATAACTTCTTAGAAATGGGATATGACTTGTCTAAAGTGATGTTCATTGCTACTTCAAATAGCTTGTCAACGATTCAACCTGCTTTGAGAGATCGTATGGAAATCATTGAAATGACAGGGTATACGATTGAAGAAAAAGTAGAAATCGGAAAACAACATTTGTTGCCAAAACAATTGGAAGAACACGGCTTAACAGCGAAGGATTTAACCATTGGGAAAAAACAAATGGAGTTCATCGTAACGCATTATACACGTGAGTCTGGAGTACGTGGATTGAATAAACAATTGGCCCACGTAGCGAGAGGAATTGCAAAACGCATTGTTTTAGAAGAAGAGTATAATCCAAAGGTAACGGAAGATGATATCCGTAAAATCTTAGGTACGCCTCGTTTTGAAGCTGATAAATACGAGAATAACGACGTAGCCGGTGTAGTTACAGGTTTAGCTTGGACAAGTGTAGGTGGTGATATCTTGTATATTGAATCTATTATTTCAAAAGGAAAAGGTGGATTGAGTATTACTGGAAACTTAGGTACAGTAATGAAAGAATCTGCTACAATTGCTCTAGAATATATTAAAGCACATGCAGATGAGTTAGGGATTGATTCAGATGTATTTGAACAGTATAAGATTCACATTCACGTACCAGAAGGTGCAACACCAAAAGATGGACCAAGTGCCGGAATTACGATGTTGACTTCGATGGTTTCTTCCTTTACTCAACGCAAGGTGAAAAAGAACTTAGCCATGACAGGTGAAATTACCCTAAGAGGAAAAGTATTACCTGTAGGCGGAATCAAAGAAAAAATTCTTGCAGCGAAACGCGCTAATATCAAGGAAATTATCTTGTGTAAAGAGAATAGAAAAGATATCGAAGAAATCAAAGAAGACTATGTAAAAGGGTTAACCTTCCATTATGTTGACCGCATGGAAGAAGTATTGGAGATTGCCTTGTTGGAAGAAAAAGTGAAAAAAGCGAAAGATTTCAGCATAGAAAAAGCGAAGTAA
- the porQ gene encoding type IX secretion system protein PorQ, which produces MKHSIVWICLLVFHLLSLEAHSQVGADYTYQFLNLPSSPRQAALGGKNYAFTEQVSQAFWNPAVINETMDNQLDLSFSKVYGVANYGSLGYSKTFRSKRNLFVGVNFINYGDMEGYDEFGSYTGSFKGNEVALTVGSSYQIEQSDWYVGANVKFVFSSMESYQSIGAAIDLGVLYKDEIGQWDFALTARNLGAQLQTYADYREKLPLDVAISLSKELENVPLRWHITIDNLQQWDLSFSNPNRGTTSIDEEFKEEKVGFFNNALRHFIVGVELFPRKKFQIRLGYNFRKGEELRIVDNRHFAGITAGVGLQLKRFKFDYSYARQTTAANTSMFGVRIDMN; this is translated from the coding sequence ATGAAGCATTCAATCGTATGGATTTGTTTACTTGTCTTCCACTTACTGTCGCTAGAGGCGCATAGTCAAGTAGGAGCAGACTATACCTATCAGTTTTTGAATTTACCCTCTTCCCCTAGGCAAGCTGCTTTAGGAGGAAAAAACTATGCCTTTACTGAACAGGTGAGTCAAGCTTTTTGGAATCCAGCTGTGATTAATGAAACGATGGATAATCAGCTTGATTTGAGTTTTAGTAAGGTTTATGGCGTTGCCAATTATGGTTCATTAGGGTATTCCAAAACCTTTCGTTCCAAGCGAAATCTATTTGTTGGAGTAAACTTCATCAACTATGGCGATATGGAAGGATATGATGAGTTTGGAAGTTATACCGGAAGTTTTAAAGGAAATGAAGTGGCTTTGACTGTAGGGTCTTCCTATCAAATCGAACAATCCGATTGGTATGTAGGAGCAAATGTCAAGTTTGTGTTCTCTTCGATGGAATCTTATCAGTCTATTGGAGCAGCTATTGATCTAGGTGTACTCTATAAAGACGAAATTGGGCAATGGGACTTTGCCTTAACTGCCAGAAACTTAGGGGCTCAACTGCAAACATATGCAGATTATCGAGAAAAATTACCATTAGATGTCGCAATTTCTCTTTCGAAAGAATTAGAAAACGTACCTTTGCGATGGCACATTACAATAGATAATTTACAACAATGGGATTTGTCCTTTTCAAACCCCAATAGGGGAACTACGTCTATAGACGAAGAATTCAAAGAAGAAAAGGTCGGATTTTTTAATAATGCACTACGACATTTCATTGTTGGAGTAGAACTTTTTCCTAGAAAGAAGTTTCAAATCCGATTGGGTTATAACTTCCGTAAAGGAGAGGAATTGCGAATTGTTGACAACAGACATTTCGCAGGGATAACTGCGGGCGTTGGTTTACAACTGAAACGCTTTAAATTCGACTATTCTTATGCACGCCAAACCACAGCAGCAAACACGAGTATGTTTGGTGTTCGTATTGATATGAATTAA
- the cmk gene encoding (d)CMP kinase encodes MKKITIAIDGFSSTGKSTLAKALAKSLGYIYIDTGAMYRAVTLFAMRKGLISSKSFDEERLIELLDTFDVHFEYNVSKGYADIYLNDENVEELIRTLEVSRFVSQIAAVSAVRKKLVEQQQILGKAKGVVMDGRDIGTVVFPDAELKIFMTATPEIRAERRFKELQEKNSTVVYEEVFRNVVERDQIDTSRKDSPLVKAEDAVEIDNSNLSREEQFDLILQLVKERI; translated from the coding sequence TTGAAAAAGATAACTATAGCGATTGACGGTTTTTCCTCTACTGGAAAAAGTACGTTAGCAAAAGCATTGGCCAAGTCATTAGGCTACATCTATATCGACACCGGTGCCATGTATCGCGCAGTGACACTTTTTGCCATGCGCAAAGGTTTAATCTCCTCTAAGTCTTTTGACGAAGAACGCTTGATTGAACTACTAGATACCTTTGATGTACACTTTGAATACAATGTGTCCAAAGGATACGCTGATATCTACCTGAATGATGAAAATGTGGAAGAGCTGATTCGCACCTTAGAAGTATCTCGATTTGTGAGTCAGATTGCAGCGGTTTCAGCTGTGCGAAAAAAACTAGTAGAACAACAGCAAATTTTAGGTAAAGCAAAAGGAGTTGTTATGGATGGTAGGGATATTGGAACTGTAGTTTTTCCCGATGCAGAATTGAAAATTTTCATGACTGCTACGCCTGAGATTCGCGCAGAAAGACGCTTCAAAGAATTACAAGAAAAAAACAGCACTGTGGTATATGAAGAAGTATTTCGCAATGTGGTAGAACGTGATCAAATTGATACTTCACGCAAAGATTCGCCTTTAGTAAAAGCGGAAGATGCGGTAGAAATAGACAATTCAAACTTGTCAAGAGAAGAACAATTTGATTTAATCCTGCAATTAGTAAAAGAAAGAATTTAA
- a CDS encoding MFS transporter, which produces MNVKLKLTFMNFLEFAVWGAYLTSMGNYLGSIGLGPKIGSFYAMQGIVSIFMPAIMGIVADRWIPVQRLLGINHLLAALFMFATGYYGYVSGSNLDFTTIFTLYSISVAFFMPTIALSNSTAYTVLKQNQLDVIKAFPPIRTFGTIGFIIAMLFVNFFGYTDGTLGFNFSSSPDFISFQQDYHQFYISGILGVILFLYSFALPNCPVNKSDEKRTLADAFGLKAFALFKQKKMAIFFIFSMLLGVSLQITNGYANPFITTFKQIPEYAGTWGASNANALISLSQISETLCILLIPFFLKRFGIKVVMLMSMIAWVLRFGLFGLGDPGNGVWMFILSMIVYGIAFDFFNVSGSLYVDNETSEDIRSSAQGVFMMMTNGFGATIGMFLAQAVVNHYVYSQEDLVLQVEGWRHSWIIFALFSLVVTILFAIIFKYKHKPEDVKKISH; this is translated from the coding sequence ATGAATGTAAAACTTAAACTAACGTTTATGAACTTCCTCGAATTTGCGGTTTGGGGAGCGTATCTAACGTCAATGGGAAACTATTTAGGATCTATAGGATTAGGGCCTAAAATTGGTTCGTTTTATGCCATGCAAGGGATTGTGTCTATATTTATGCCTGCTATTATGGGAATCGTGGCAGATCGATGGATCCCAGTTCAACGTTTATTGGGAATTAACCACCTATTAGCAGCACTCTTTATGTTTGCAACAGGGTATTATGGTTATGTTTCGGGTAGTAACTTAGATTTTACAACGATCTTTACCTTATACAGCATTAGTGTAGCGTTTTTTATGCCTACGATTGCTTTATCCAACTCTACAGCTTATACCGTATTGAAGCAAAATCAGTTGGATGTTATCAAAGCCTTCCCTCCGATACGTACATTCGGAACCATTGGTTTTATCATCGCTATGCTATTTGTGAACTTCTTCGGATATACAGATGGTACTTTAGGATTTAACTTCAGTAGTAGCCCTGATTTTATCAGTTTTCAACAAGATTATCACCAGTTTTATATCTCTGGAATTTTAGGCGTAATCCTGTTTTTATACAGCTTTGCATTACCAAACTGTCCAGTGAATAAATCAGATGAAAAACGCACCTTGGCAGATGCTTTTGGATTAAAAGCGTTCGCTTTATTCAAGCAAAAGAAAATGGCTATTTTCTTTATTTTCTCTATGTTATTGGGGGTATCTCTTCAAATCACCAACGGATATGCCAATCCTTTTATTACGACATTTAAGCAAATTCCAGAGTATGCAGGTACTTGGGGAGCTAGTAATGCCAATGCGTTAATCTCGCTTTCTCAAATCTCAGAAACCTTGTGTATTTTGTTGATCCCGTTTTTCTTGAAGCGCTTTGGAATTAAAGTGGTGATGTTGATGTCGATGATTGCTTGGGTACTGCGCTTTGGATTGTTTGGATTAGGAGATCCTGGAAATGGTGTATGGATGTTTATCTTATCGATGATTGTATACGGTATTGCTTTTGATTTCTTCAACGTATCTGGATCTTTATATGTCGATAATGAAACAAGTGAAGATATTCGCTCCTCTGCTCAAGGGGTATTCATGATGATGACTAACGGTTTCGGAGCAACCATCGGTATGTTCTTAGCACAAGCGGTAGTGAATCACTATGTATACAGCCAAGAAGACTTGGTTTTACAAGTAGAAGGATGGAGACATTCATGGATTATTTTCGCGTTGTTCTCTTTAGTGGTGACCATCTTATTCGCGATTATTTTTAAATACAAACATAAACCGGAAGATGTGAAAAAAATTTCACATTAA
- a CDS encoding toxin C-terminal domain-containing protein produces MTKNTLYLFDVFGLKEAFWNFFSGNDNVPYDFKLGAAAFKGGGKTDFNVPKGFKLTKEFGKSHGQAVYKKGQYDYSRDIDAHNGGVWKVFEAKGKRLHRIGTADENLKIFKG; encoded by the coding sequence ATTACAAAAAACACCTTATATCTATTTGATGTTTTTGGGCTTAAAGAAGCCTTTTGGAATTTTTTCTCTGGTAATGATAATGTCCCTTATGACTTTAAACTTGGAGCAGCAGCTTTTAAAGGAGGAGGAAAAACAGATTTTAATGTTCCTAAAGGGTTTAAATTAACTAAGGAGTTTGGTAAATCACATGGGCAGGCTGTTTATAAAAAAGGACAATACGATTATTCAAGAGATATTGATGCTCATAATGGAGGAGTTTGGAAGGTTTTTGAAGCTAAAGGTAAACGCTTACATAGAATTGGAACAGCAGATGAAAATTTAAAAATTTTTAAAGGATGA
- a CDS encoding DUF3885 domain-containing protein — protein sequence MILEEYDNKIIKTFGVKSYLTLHNLANVERISFKSNDIEEILNEALKLVNNLFGENEILARITFWDKNYKCLFPLNRILLDEKEDCLIGLYRFQISDFKFQELIRSHLNYEKGLDPYLNITVYFFNLDLKIILNIYDDRGADYLKI from the coding sequence ATGATTTTAGAGGAATATGATAATAAAATAATTAAAACCTTTGGAGTGAAATCGTATTTAACACTTCATAATTTAGCTAATGTAGAACGAATAAGTTTTAAAAGTAATGATATTGAAGAGATTTTAAATGAAGCATTAAAGTTAGTGAACAATCTTTTTGGCGAAAATGAAATTTTGGCAAGAATTACTTTTTGGGATAAGAATTATAAATGTCTATTCCCTTTAAATCGTATTCTACTTGATGAAAAAGAAGACTGTCTGATTGGTCTGTATAGATTTCAGATTTCAGATTTCAAATTTCAAGAATTAATTAGATCTCATTTGAATTACGAAAAAGGGTTAGATCCTTATTTAAATATCACAGTGTATTTTTTTAATTTGGATTTAAAGATTATTTTAAATATTTATGACGATAGAGGAGCAGATTACTTAAAAATATAA